TGAAATGGCAAGAACAAGTCTTATGGTtatgaatgaagaagatgactttGGCTTGTAGTAGCCATTTATGGTCTGATGATTGTCTAATAATACAGATATATAGTGTGATTAGGATTCTAACTCAAGTGTCTTTGTTATATTGGGTCATAAACATAAACGAAATATCTTAATTATCcgcaaacttttgtttttcttctaagtTTCACACAGAGAGATGAGTACTTACAACAACCGGTTCAATGGCGGAGACGATTTCCCGCAGGAGGCAAAGGAGAAGTGTTGGGAGAGCGCAAAGGTTGTCCCTGGAATGAACAAAGATAGATGGCGCCTAGATGTCCAAGGAAACCCGGTTTGTAAGGTCTTAAACCAAGGTTTTCTTGGATCATATTGCTACGAGTTTCATTCCATTGATAAAGACAAGGAACTGACTGCCGAAAACTGTCAGATTCTGTCTGCCCCTGCAGCCCGAGGGTTGAAGCCAGATACTTTTACGCAACAAGATATGAAGCTTGTTGAAATAGCTCTCTACAATGACAGGTAATATGACTAGGCTTTTCTGTAAGTTAGACTTAGATTCGATGAGGTTTATAGTCTTAGATGTATCTAGGCTTTTTCTGTGGTTAGGCTTTGATTCAATACTAGATTGATCATGTTGTCGGCTTACagttttttttacatatgaGTTGTTTCTAGATTATTTATGTCCACACACGGTTCTTGGCATGATTTGTAGTTCTGTTAATGTTTTATGAAGAAGTTATCTAATGTTTAGCAATTGATGTTTTGCAGTGGAAGCAGTGAAGAGAAGTGATGACGATCCAGAAGCTATAACATGTTGTGCCACTTGAGTTTATCTAATCTGTGTGTTTTATGACTTTTTAGCCTTATCTAATTTATGTTGTATGACTTAAGTAGCATTATCTAGTCTATGTTGTACTATGCGTAGCGTGaacaaaatgataaaatgaaGATTGTTTAATTCATTTCGAAAAGGTGACTATCAATTGTTTCTTAAGTCTATACAAACTTAAATACCTAAATGAGTATTagtataataagaaaacaaaaccactaAATATCTAGAGTGCAGAGCCAACTAATTAAGTTTGAATAATCTATTATGtgaataaaattagaaatttgtgGTGAGTCAATGCCATGTGAGGTTAACAGATAGCATGTACAAAGTGTTTCCACAACAAGGCCAATGGCTATTTTGCATGTTGTGTCTGCTTCTTTAACTGAACCAAGTACAAATCACAAATATCCCAATCACatttcatcttctcctttttaGAAAGACaccataaagaagaagaaaaaagtgactcatcaagaaagaaaaatggcagaagagagatcaaagttaacaatgttcttcttttctcatcagattattctctgtttctttcttttctcacaaACTTCCGTTGCCTCTAGCAACACTAGTAGTGTAGGAGTGAACTGGGGAACAATGGCGAGTCACCAGCTTCCACCTGAAAATGTGGTGAAGATGCTACAAGACAATGGTTTCACTAAGCTGAAACTGTTTGAAGCAGACCAAAACATCTTAGACGCTCTGATTGGCTCAGACATCGAAGTAATGATAGGAATACCAAACCGGTTTCTTAAAGAGATGGCTCAAGATACAGCTGTTGCAAATTCATGGGTTGAAGAGAACGTCACTGCTTATTCTTATAATGGCGGAGTCAACATCAAGTACATAGCTGTTGGAAACGAGCCTTTCCTTCAGACATATAATGGAACTTACGTTGAGTTCACTTTACCAGCTCTTATTAACATCCAACGAGCATTAGAGGAAGCTGATTTGAAAACTGTGAAAGTCACTGTTCCTTTCAACGCAGACATCTATTTTTCCCCTGAAGCAAACCCTGTTCCATCAGCTGGAGACTTTAGGCCTGAGCTTAGAGATGCAACGATTGAGATAATCNNNNNNNNNNNNNNNNNNNNNNNNNNNNNNNNNNNNNNNNNNNNNNNNNNNNNNNNNNNNGCATCTTCTCTACAATCAACGTCCACGGTTTCGTCCCCAGAGCAGATGTCTTCCTCGAAAACTTTCGTTCCATCCCAAATAGATTTAGCTAGCAGCTGAAATACATTCAAGTTATTCTCCCTACGAGAAGTCCTCGACTTCTTATGGTAGCGTACTTTTTCACTTGGGCTCTTTTTCTCTTTAGCAACATCTATGGTTTCAGCCTCTTCATCCTCAGAACAAACGAAATCACCATCAGAGCTATCTACATCAGAAGAATCTGAACTTCCCACCACGTAATCAGATGAGTCAGAATCAGCATCTTCACCATCACTATCACTTTCACCAGAATCTCTATCTTGACCACTAAATTCCTCGCCTGAATCCGTCCCTAAATCCTCCACAGAACCTCCTTTAACATCATCAAACTCAGAACCCTTCAAAATATCATTAAGAAGAATATCACAAATCCCAGAACCAACATTGCCATCCTCGACATGTTCCTTCTCTCCCGGGATAAAAACAACATCCCCATCCGGAGATAAAGGATTCAAAGTAGAACCTTTCTCCTCACCCCTCAAATCACCATCATCCACACATACCCTAGGAGAACCAACATTAT
The Camelina sativa cultivar DH55 chromosome 15, Cs, whole genome shotgun sequence DNA segment above includes these coding regions:
- the LOC109129113 gene encoding glucan endo-1,3-beta-glucosidase 8-like, with the protein product MAEERSKLTMFFFSHQIILCFFLFSQTSVASSNTSSVGVNWGTMASHQLPPENVVKMLQDNGFTKLKLFEADQNILDALIGSDIEVMIGIPNRFLKEMAQDTAVANSWVEENVTAYSYNGGVNIKYIAVGNEPFLQTYNGTYVEFTLPALINIQRALEEADLKTVKVTVPFNADIYFSPEANPVPSAGDFRPELRDATIE
- the LOC104746973 gene encoding uncharacterized protein LOC104746973 isoform X2, whose product is MAFNSVAAFISRSKPYQSCARVYLSLPFSRFQPISHREMSTYNNRFNGGDDFPQEAKEKCWESAKVVPGMNKDRWRLDVQGNPVCKILSAPAARGLKPDTFTQQDMKLVEIALYNDSGSSEEK
- the LOC104746973 gene encoding uncharacterized protein LOC104746973 isoform X1, whose product is MAFNSVAAFISRSKPYQSCARVYLSLPFSRFQPISHREMSTYNNRFNGGDDFPQEAKEKCWESAKVVPGMNKDRWRLDVQGNPVCKVLNQGFLGSYCYEFHSIDKDKELTAENCQILSAPAARGLKPDTFTQQDMKLVEIALYNDSGSSEEK